A DNA window from Vicinamibacterales bacterium contains the following coding sequences:
- a CDS encoding HAD family hydrolase, producing the protein MRSPGPVRAVFFDVDFTLIHPGPRFHGPGYAATCAEYGVSVDPLRFDDAVARALPMLDDLDDPLYDHDLFITYTAAIIEAMGGRGEAVRTAAAEIYEAWAGNHHFELYDDVHEVLLQLTARKVEIGVISNSHRSLEAFTAHFELDRYVRTHVSAHPNRYMKPHRSIFDTALAAAGVTAGEAVMVGDSLKADVHGALGAGLRAVWLRRSGEDGAAAPAAVPTIRRLHELPPLLWP; encoded by the coding sequence ATGAGGTCGCCCGGGCCCGTCCGGGCCGTCTTCTTCGACGTGGACTTCACGCTGATCCATCCCGGACCGCGATTCCATGGCCCTGGCTACGCGGCCACGTGTGCGGAGTACGGCGTGTCCGTGGATCCACTGCGTTTCGACGACGCCGTGGCGCGCGCGCTGCCGATGCTCGACGATCTCGATGATCCCCTCTACGATCACGACCTGTTCATCACCTATACGGCGGCGATCATCGAGGCGATGGGCGGCCGGGGCGAGGCCGTGAGGACGGCGGCCGCCGAGATCTACGAGGCGTGGGCCGGCAATCACCATTTCGAGTTGTACGACGACGTGCACGAGGTGCTGCTGCAGCTGACGGCCCGGAAGGTCGAGATCGGCGTGATCTCGAACTCCCACCGGTCGCTCGAGGCCTTCACCGCCCACTTCGAACTCGATCGCTACGTGCGCACGCACGTCTCGGCCCATCCGAACCGCTACATGAAGCCTCACCGGAGCATCTTCGACACGGCGCTGGCGGCGGCCGGCGTGACCGCGGGCGAGGCCGTGATGGTAGGGGACAGCCTCAAGGCCGACGTGCACGGCGCGCTCGGCGCCGGCCTGCGCGCGGTGTGGCTGCGGCGTTCTGGCGAGGACGGTGCGGCCGCCCCCGCGGCCGTGCCGACCATCCGGCGGCTCCACGAGCTGCCCCCCCTGCTCTGGCCCTGA
- a CDS encoding NAD(P)H-dependent oxidoreductase translates to MRILAVSGSLQAGSRNLALLELAAATAPDGVEISIFDGLGDLPHFNPDLDAPVSVLRWRRALDDADAVLIACPEYAFSLPGVLKNAIDWVVGSGELERKVVATTAASHHPERGRRGLAALREPLTALSAVLVGGEPIARGPGEAGDVAALVRALVEAARTAPPRLPS, encoded by the coding sequence GTGCGAATCCTGGCGGTCTCGGGCAGCCTCCAGGCGGGCTCCCGCAACCTCGCGCTCCTCGAGCTGGCGGCCGCGACCGCACCTGACGGCGTGGAGATCTCGATCTTCGACGGACTCGGCGACCTGCCGCACTTCAACCCGGATCTCGATGCACCCGTGTCCGTCCTGCGGTGGCGGCGGGCGCTGGACGACGCGGACGCGGTGCTCATCGCGTGCCCGGAGTACGCCTTCAGCCTGCCGGGCGTCCTCAAGAACGCCATCGACTGGGTGGTCGGCTCCGGCGAGCTCGAACGCAAGGTCGTGGCCACGACCGCGGCCAGCCATCATCCCGAACGCGGACGGCGGGGACTGGCGGCCCTTCGCGAACCGCTGACCGCCCTGAGCGCCGTGCTGGTGGGTGGGGAGCCGATCGCACGGGGGCCTGGCGAGGCAGGGGACGTTGCCGCGCTGGTACGGGCCCTGGTCGAGGCCGCGCGGACGGCGCCTCCGCGCCTTCCGTCGTAG